The Flectobacillus major DSM 103 genome has a window encoding:
- a CDS encoding chromate resistance protein ChrB domain-containing protein, protein MKWITREKPKIDRIACPWLIKNFIDSEAEFYFVPFADVLPQAAILGAIPFDIPNVELSHINDKCTFDALLKKYHLSSPALLTMADIIRGADTDRHDISPYSAGLWAISAGLAYNFQNDYELLQHGFMLYDALYSWALYLQKVKHIQNPFEDLLVNVFQKVITQHRKTPTWAKELKDILQDQIDTNLALSLKDISKELDINPAYLSREFSKYFENLSYGEYIRKLRVEKAIELLETTNYTLTEIAYHTGFSDQSHFTRIFKSHTGQNPSFYRKMLRKSNSDTKG, encoded by the coding sequence ATGAAGTGGATTACCCGAGAAAAACCCAAAATTGACCGCATAGCGTGTCCATGGCTTATTAAAAACTTTATTGATTCCGAAGCTGAGTTTTATTTTGTCCCTTTTGCCGATGTTTTACCTCAAGCCGCTATACTTGGAGCTATTCCATTTGATATTCCCAATGTAGAATTATCACATATCAATGATAAATGTACCTTCGATGCTCTGCTAAAAAAATACCACCTTTCAAGCCCTGCCCTTTTGACTATGGCCGATATTATAAGAGGTGCCGACACCGACCGACATGATATTTCGCCCTATTCGGCAGGATTATGGGCTATTTCGGCGGGCTTGGCTTATAATTTTCAAAACGACTACGAGCTACTTCAGCATGGTTTTATGCTATACGATGCACTATACAGCTGGGCATTGTATCTTCAAAAAGTGAAACATATTCAAAATCCTTTTGAAGACCTACTCGTGAATGTGTTTCAGAAAGTAATAACCCAACATCGCAAAACCCCAACCTGGGCAAAAGAGTTAAAGGATATTTTACAAGACCAAATAGACACCAACTTGGCGTTGAGTTTGAAAGATATTTCCAAAGAATTAGACATAAACCCAGCTTATTTGTCCAGAGAATTTTCAAAATATTTTGAAAACCTTAGCTATGGCGAATACATTAGGAAGTTGAGGGTAGAAAAAGCCATAGAACTACTAGAAACTACCAATTATACACTTACAGAGATTGCTTATCATACGGGTTTTTCTGACCAAAGCCATTTTACCCGCATTTTCAAAAGCCATACAGGTCAAAATCCTTCTTTTTACAGAAAAATGTTACGAAAAAGTAATTCTGATACAAAAGGTTAA
- a CDS encoding chromate transporter, translating into MPHYSLKNIVLYFLQLGYSGFGGPVALVGYMHRDLVEKKKWISEEEYKTGLALAQLAPGPLAAQLGIYLGFVHYGIVGATLCGIAFVLPSFLMVVVLGYCYVEYSHLVWMQTVFYGVGAGVIGIITVSSYKLTVKSVGLLTVSSFKKNALLWFFYGLSIIFTILTQREEILFFVLSGFAYMLYKFPPKWSNKLLKHSPLLVSSTWLLPIENSRIVDIILFFAKAGAFVFGSGLAIVPFLHEGVVVQKNWLNEVQFLDAVAVAMITPGPVVITVGFIGYLVEGFWGATAAAFATFLPCYLLTILPAPYFKKISSNLSIKAFVEGITAAVVGALVGSVVVIATRSIVDTPTALIALLSGTSLLYIKKMQEPYIIILAGLAGVVFKLL; encoded by the coding sequence ATGCCTCATTATTCACTTAAAAATATCGTTTTATATTTCCTCCAACTCGGCTATTCAGGTTTTGGAGGGCCTGTAGCCTTGGTAGGCTATATGCACAGAGATTTGGTTGAAAAGAAAAAATGGATTTCTGAAGAAGAATACAAAACAGGACTTGCTTTAGCACAACTAGCACCAGGGCCATTGGCGGCTCAGTTGGGTATCTATTTAGGGTTTGTTCATTATGGTATTGTAGGAGCTACCTTGTGTGGGATTGCCTTTGTATTGCCCTCATTCTTGATGGTGGTTGTATTAGGATACTGTTATGTTGAATATAGCCATTTAGTATGGATGCAAACTGTTTTTTATGGTGTTGGGGCTGGTGTAATAGGCATTATTACGGTTAGTTCGTACAAACTTACGGTAAAGTCGGTAGGATTATTGACGGTATCGTCTTTCAAAAAAAATGCTCTTCTTTGGTTTTTTTATGGACTAAGTATCATTTTTACGATTCTTACACAACGAGAAGAAATATTATTTTTTGTACTATCGGGCTTTGCTTATATGCTGTACAAATTCCCACCCAAGTGGTCAAACAAACTCTTAAAACACTCTCCTTTGCTTGTTTCAAGCACATGGCTATTACCTATCGAAAATTCACGAATTGTTGATATTATATTATTTTTTGCCAAGGCAGGAGCATTTGTATTTGGTAGCGGACTAGCTATTGTACCTTTTTTGCATGAGGGGGTGGTTGTACAAAAAAATTGGCTCAACGAAGTTCAATTTTTAGATGCAGTAGCAGTAGCCATGATTACACCCGGCCCTGTCGTAATTACCGTAGGCTTTATTGGATATTTGGTTGAAGGCTTTTGGGGTGCTACAGCCGCAGCTTTTGCCACATTTCTTCCCTGCTATTTATTAACTATTTTACCAGCTCCATACTTCAAAAAAATATCGTCCAACTTATCCATCAAAGCCTTTGTAGAGGGAATCACAGCCGCAGTTGTAGGGGCTCTTGTAGGTTCGGTAGTTGTAATTGCCACTCGCAGTATTGTAGATACACCTACAGCATTAATAGCCTTATTATCAGGAACTTCACTATTATATATCAAAAAAATGCAAGAACCCTATATCATTATACTGGCGGGCCTGGCAGGAGTTGTATTCAAGCTATTATAA
- a CDS encoding serine O-acetyltransferase — protein sequence MDNPNIHNFIDLLHKTHKAEWEATPKIQDAIIWLSDLIEFLFPNNRLHKQSTYEGILKKNQIDLENILLSYLDPKIINIEEKVNAFYGSLENLYQNLRADATKIYENDPAATSIHEVIVSYPGFYAIAVYRIANTLSILEIPILPRIISEHAHGKTGVDIHPNAQIGVPFFIDHGTGIVIGATSIIGKNVSIYQGVTLGALQVSKELAETKRHPTVEDNVIIYARTTILGGKTVIGHHSIIGGSVFLTKSVSPYSHVFNTHQLRIDVKHEVLD from the coding sequence ATGGATAATCCTAATATTCATAATTTCATCGATTTGCTTCATAAAACCCATAAAGCAGAATGGGAGGCAACACCCAAAATTCAAGATGCCATTATTTGGTTAAGTGATTTGATAGAATTTTTGTTTCCTAATAACCGATTACACAAACAATCAACTTATGAAGGGATTTTGAAAAAAAACCAAATAGACCTTGAGAATATTTTACTAAGCTACCTCGACCCTAAAATTATAAATATAGAAGAAAAAGTAAACGCTTTTTATGGGTCGTTAGAAAACCTCTATCAAAATTTAAGAGCCGATGCTACCAAAATCTATGAAAATGACCCAGCTGCTACTAGCATTCATGAAGTAATAGTTTCGTATCCAGGGTTTTATGCTATTGCCGTTTATCGTATTGCCAATACTTTATCAATTTTAGAAATCCCTATTTTACCAAGAATTATTAGCGAACACGCCCACGGAAAAACAGGGGTAGATATTCATCCTAATGCACAAATTGGAGTACCTTTTTTTATTGATCATGGTACGGGTATTGTGATTGGAGCTACCAGTATTATCGGAAAAAACGTAAGTATTTATCAAGGTGTAACGCTTGGAGCTTTGCAGGTTAGCAAAGAATTAGCCGAAACCAAAAGACACCCAACAGTAGAAGATAATGTGATTATTTATGCTAGAACAACCATTTTGGGCGGAAAAACGGTCATTGGGCATCATAGTATTATTGGGGGAAGCGTTTTTTTAACCAAAAGCGTAAGCCCTTATTCTCATGTTTTTAATACACATCAGTTACGGATTGATGTCAAACATGAGGTATTAGATTAA
- a CDS encoding family 2A encapsulin nanocompartment cargo protein cysteine desulfurase, with protein sequence MSININQPQGLPDIKFLEELANQFFTELPVSNPVGINPQELNYDSLASQHSTKEVHSFARTIPESESSALGLPSLGGAGISPTGSINAVNAIDLSHQQRNFPDPNFAGQGNVPQSVAGKGISPSAHHQGNEVNLANPQTSLPDPHFAGAGRVPQSVAGSGISPSIEGNETFSGLPFASGLDFFPVLNTVVADSPSFAPSPQIPISGLSDASYYFLQNDTGKDLTNAFFQEKKQHPKASAFKAAFDANLIKKDFPILQEKVNDRPLIWLDNAATTQKPRLVIDRISYFYEHENSNIHRAAHELAARSTDAYEAAREKVRAFVNANSTNEIVFVRGATEAINLVAKSWGEQNLQAGDEIIVSNLEHHANIVPWQQLAAKKGLKLRVIPVDDDGQVILEEYIKLLNPKTKLVSFTQVSNALGTVTPAKQIIDLAHQAGAKTLLDGAQSVSHLRVDLKALNTDFFVFSGHKVFGPTGIGVLYGKEDLLNETQPWQGGGNMIKDVTFEHTQFHPAPNRFEAGTGNIADAVGLGAAIDYVNHLGIDNINQYEHYLLLYATNLLKEIPGLRLVGTAPDKASVLSFTLKGFTNDEVGQALNKEGIAVRTGHHCAQPILRRFGLESTVRPSLAFYNTCQDIDTLVESLYKLKSGY encoded by the coding sequence ATGAGTATAAATATTAATCAACCGCAAGGTTTACCCGATATCAAGTTTTTGGAAGAACTGGCCAATCAATTTTTTACGGAATTACCCGTATCAAACCCTGTAGGGATCAATCCCCAAGAACTCAATTATGATTCGTTGGCTAGCCAGCATAGTACCAAAGAGGTACATAGTTTTGCTAGAACCATACCCGAATCAGAAAGTAGTGCATTGGGTTTGCCAAGCTTAGGTGGGGCTGGTATTTCTCCAACAGGAAGTATCAATGCCGTGAATGCCATTGATTTAAGCCATCAACAGCGTAATTTTCCTGACCCCAACTTTGCGGGTCAGGGAAATGTACCGCAGTCGGTTGCAGGAAAAGGTATTTCACCGTCGGCACATCATCAAGGCAACGAAGTAAATCTGGCTAATCCTCAGACAAGCCTGCCCGACCCGCATTTTGCGGGGGCGGGTCGAGTACCACAATCAGTAGCAGGTAGTGGCATTTCGCCATCAATTGAAGGTAATGAAACATTTTCTGGATTACCTTTTGCTTCGGGGCTTGATTTTTTTCCAGTACTAAACACTGTCGTTGCTGATAGTCCTTCTTTTGCCCCTTCTCCACAAATTCCCATTTCTGGGTTGTCGGACGCATCGTATTATTTTTTACAAAATGATACAGGTAAGGATTTGACGAACGCTTTTTTTCAAGAAAAAAAACAACATCCCAAAGCATCGGCTTTTAAGGCTGCTTTTGATGCTAATCTTATCAAAAAGGATTTTCCCATTTTACAAGAAAAAGTAAATGATCGTCCTTTAATTTGGTTAGATAATGCTGCCACAACTCAAAAACCAAGATTGGTAATTGATAGGATTAGCTATTTTTATGAACATGAAAATTCTAATATTCACCGTGCTGCACACGAGTTGGCAGCTCGTTCAACCGATGCCTACGAAGCTGCTCGTGAGAAAGTTAGGGCTTTTGTTAATGCCAATTCAACCAACGAAATTGTATTTGTACGAGGAGCAACCGAGGCCATTAATTTAGTAGCAAAAAGCTGGGGAGAACAAAACCTTCAAGCAGGCGATGAAATTATTGTTAGTAATCTCGAACACCACGCTAATATTGTGCCTTGGCAACAACTGGCAGCAAAAAAAGGGCTGAAATTGAGGGTTATTCCTGTCGACGATGACGGACAGGTAATTTTGGAAGAATACATCAAATTGCTAAACCCTAAAACCAAATTAGTTTCGTTTACGCAGGTTTCTAATGCACTAGGTACGGTTACACCAGCCAAACAGATTATTGATTTGGCTCATCAGGCAGGGGCAAAAACCTTGTTGGATGGTGCTCAGTCGGTATCGCACCTGCGGGTAGATTTAAAGGCTTTGAATACTGATTTTTTTGTATTTTCAGGGCATAAAGTTTTTGGCCCTACAGGTATTGGAGTATTGTATGGCAAAGAGGATTTACTCAACGAAACCCAACCTTGGCAAGGTGGCGGCAATATGATTAAAGATGTAACCTTTGAACATACGCAGTTTCATCCTGCTCCTAATCGCTTTGAAGCTGGTACGGGCAATATTGCTGATGCTGTTGGGCTTGGGGCGGCTATCGACTACGTAAACCACTTGGGTATCGACAATATTAATCAATACGAGCATTATTTGCTGTTGTATGCTACCAATTTACTCAAGGAAATTCCGGGGTTGAGACTTGTAGGTACAGCTCCCGACAAGGCAAGTGTGTTATCGTTTACCCTAAAAGGTTTTACAAACGATGAAGTAGGACAGGCTCTCAACAAAGAAGGTATTGCTGTACGTACAGGACACCATTGTGCTCAGCCTATCTTGAGAAGATTCGGCTTGGAAAGTACAGTACGCCCGTCGTTGGCATTTTATAATACATGTCAAGATATAGATACTTTGGTAGAATCGCTGTATAAACTGAAAAGTGGTTATTAA
- a CDS encoding family 2A encapsulin nanocompartment shell protein, which produces MSELNKNRNQTALGDVAARQLAIATRTVPQLSTITPRWLTRLLNWIPVESGVYRLNKVKDATSVEVDCSGRDERELPHTFVDYIENPREYNLSAVNTVLDVHTRVSDLYSKPYNQISEQLRLTIETIKERQESELLNNKEYGLLNSVAPSQVIKTRNGAPTPDDLDELLTKVWKEPGFFLLHPLTIAAFGRECTRRGVPPPTVSLFGSQFITWRGIPLIPSDKVPIENGKSKILLLRTGESRQGVVGLYQPGLPGEQSPGLSVRFMGINDKAIASYLISLYCSLAVLVDDAIAVLEDVEIGNYHEYKY; this is translated from the coding sequence ATGTCTGAATTAAACAAAAACAGAAATCAAACGGCCTTGGGCGATGTAGCAGCACGGCAGCTAGCTATTGCTACCCGTACAGTGCCACAGCTTTCGACAATTACGCCAAGATGGCTAACACGCCTATTGAACTGGATTCCAGTAGAATCTGGGGTGTATCGTCTCAACAAAGTAAAAGATGCTACCAGTGTAGAAGTAGATTGCTCTGGCCGAGATGAGCGTGAGCTACCTCATACCTTTGTTGATTATATCGAAAACCCAAGAGAGTACAACCTCAGTGCTGTCAATACGGTATTAGATGTTCATACAAGGGTGTCGGATTTGTACAGCAAGCCTTACAATCAGATTTCTGAACAATTGCGTTTAACGATTGAAACCATCAAAGAGCGTCAGGAAAGCGAGTTGCTCAACAACAAAGAGTACGGTTTGTTGAATAGTGTAGCTCCATCGCAGGTTATCAAAACCCGTAACGGCGCTCCTACTCCTGATGATTTAGATGAGCTTTTAACAAAAGTTTGGAAAGAACCAGGTTTCTTCTTGTTGCATCCACTTACGATTGCAGCTTTTGGCCGCGAGTGTACCCGTCGTGGTGTACCACCCCCAACGGTTTCGTTGTTTGGTTCACAATTCATTACTTGGCGAGGTATTCCGTTGATACCATCAGACAAAGTGCCTATTGAAAATGGCAAATCAAAAATCCTTTTGTTACGTACAGGCGAGAGCCGTCAAGGGGTTGTGGGTTTATATCAGCCAGGGCTTCCAGGCGAGCAGTCGCCAGGGCTTTCGGTACGCTTTATGGGTATCAACGACAAAGCCATTGCCTCTTATTTGATTTCTTTATATTGCTCTTTGGCAGTATTAGTTGACGACGCTATTGCTGTTTTGGAAGACGTAGAAATAGGAAACTACCATGAGTATAAATATTAA
- a CDS encoding ParA family protein, whose product MLSHDKTILFLRRNPALSISILEKEAGLPNSTLAKALNGDRVLNQKHLNALYPILIKYGYNESQNNKAKVISIINHKGGVGKTTTTINLGKALSQLGFRVLLIDMDSQGNLSQSLGIDNPEKQVVHALLKNEELPVVSIAENYDLAPSDLELAYADLELVQAVGGVNQLKNRISPLRENYDYILIDCPPALNIFTNSALVASNSCLVTLQPEVSAMKGINNLFERITQVRERINPELMVEGVLLTMVDKRLKVHKDMIDYVYQTLSNFKIYKTEIRINVSLKESQIAQINIFDYDAHSNGAIDYLNFAKEFCSNN is encoded by the coding sequence ATGCTATCTCACGATAAAACAATCCTATTCCTGAGAAGAAATCCTGCTTTATCTATATCAATTTTGGAAAAAGAGGCTGGTCTTCCTAACAGTACCTTGGCAAAAGCACTCAATGGCGACAGAGTTCTGAACCAAAAACACCTCAATGCCCTTTATCCAATTCTTATTAAATATGGTTATAACGAAAGCCAAAATAATAAAGCTAAGGTTATTTCGATTATCAACCACAAAGGAGGTGTTGGCAAAACTACCACCACAATCAACCTTGGTAAAGCTTTGTCACAGCTAGGATTTAGGGTTTTGCTGATCGATATGGATTCGCAAGGTAACTTGTCGCAATCGCTGGGTATCGATAACCCCGAAAAACAGGTTGTTCATGCTTTATTAAAAAATGAAGAATTGCCCGTTGTGAGTATCGCCGAAAATTATGACCTTGCACCCAGTGATTTAGAGCTAGCCTATGCCGATTTGGAATTAGTCCAAGCTGTGGGGGGAGTTAACCAGCTCAAAAACCGCATAAGCCCACTTCGTGAAAATTACGACTATATCTTAATCGACTGTCCTCCCGCTTTGAATATTTTTACCAATTCGGCCTTAGTGGCATCCAATAGCTGCTTGGTAACCCTACAGCCTGAGGTTTCGGCCATGAAGGGAATCAACAATCTCTTTGAAAGAATCACTCAGGTTCGAGAAAGAATCAATCCTGAATTGATGGTAGAGGGGGTATTGCTAACAATGGTAGATAAACGCTTGAAAGTCCACAAAGACATGATCGATTATGTTTATCAAACACTCAGCAATTTCAAAATTTATAAAACTGAAATCCGTATCAACGTTTCGTTGAAGGAATCTCAAATTGCTCAAATTAATATTTTCGACTACGATGCTCATTCAAACGGTGCTATCGACTATTTGAACTTTGCCAAAGAGTTTTGTTCAAATAACTAA
- a CDS encoding replication initiation protein, with the protein MAKKTSTRKKQDYQDRYIIRMQGGKAGLVEATSKMDIHEFRVFTTMLTMVLPDDEDFVEYEIRTQDIIKLFSLSDDGRYYEAIRGASERLFNRKFVIFEKKEDGEIYRTTIHLIDETSEPVNISQQNRIRLKFNPKLKPYLLQLQKEYLTIDVRNIANIQSPNSVKLYLILRHQYNLGNRKVRYTVTRLREILAIEAKEYPLYGNFKQKIIQKGIKDLEKYTDLLVSSLEEEKAGRAVEAVVFYLEEKKTIRQEVMARKITRQVIKSSNGKIVVSSHTPEEYEIAEISEEVIPPSVEVVNDTSTLELLYEKVKKYKVTKTTLKNWLKELPVEQVELGIEYVLNKIGQGEKMVNIGGYMNNMVRTPSLLESKQQQTQELVKKQQDKTVALHKKQQQEFFENRKNEIQNNFIQAKAQFITDIFQQNEALATELINNLQTENQVSNPRLLAELAWAKFQELSLAGNPQQQLLNAINQAGFSFNSYVSEWVEQKFVLQIQEIKNYYQRQADDLGIKLV; encoded by the coding sequence ATGGCCAAAAAAACAAGCACCAGAAAGAAACAAGACTATCAAGACCGTTACATTATTCGGATGCAAGGAGGTAAAGCTGGACTTGTGGAAGCTACGTCAAAAATGGACATCCACGAGTTTCGGGTGTTTACAACCATGCTGACAATGGTATTACCCGATGACGAAGATTTTGTGGAGTATGAAATCAGAACCCAGGATATTATCAAATTATTTTCGTTGAGCGACGATGGCCGTTATTACGAGGCCATTCGTGGGGCATCGGAAAGGCTGTTCAATCGAAAGTTTGTGATTTTTGAGAAGAAAGAAGACGGCGAGATTTATAGAACTACCATTCACTTAATTGATGAAACCAGCGAACCTGTAAATATCAGCCAACAAAATCGCATAAGGCTCAAATTTAATCCCAAACTCAAACCATACCTTTTACAACTCCAAAAAGAATACCTTACCATCGACGTAAGGAACATCGCCAATATTCAAAGTCCTAATTCTGTAAAATTATATTTGATTCTAAGGCATCAGTACAATCTGGGCAATCGGAAGGTGCGATATACTGTTACTCGTCTTCGTGAAATACTGGCCATTGAAGCCAAAGAATATCCTTTGTACGGTAATTTCAAACAGAAAATTATCCAGAAAGGAATCAAAGACTTAGAAAAATATACCGACTTGCTTGTAAGTAGCTTGGAAGAAGAAAAAGCAGGTAGAGCTGTCGAAGCGGTAGTTTTTTACTTAGAAGAAAAGAAAACCATTCGCCAAGAAGTGATGGCTCGAAAAATTACACGACAAGTAATAAAATCAAGCAACGGGAAAATTGTGGTGTCGAGCCATACGCCAGAAGAATACGAAATAGCCGAAATTAGTGAAGAGGTTATACCCCCGTCGGTCGAAGTGGTAAACGATACCTCAACCTTGGAGCTTTTGTACGAAAAAGTAAAAAAATACAAAGTTACCAAAACTACCCTCAAAAACTGGCTGAAAGAACTGCCTGTCGAACAAGTTGAATTGGGAATAGAATATGTACTCAATAAAATTGGTCAAGGTGAAAAAATGGTAAATATTGGTGGATACATGAACAATATGGTCAGAACGCCAAGTTTGCTAGAAAGCAAACAACAACAAACACAAGAGCTTGTTAAAAAGCAACAAGACAAAACGGTAGCACTACACAAAAAACAGCAACAAGAGTTTTTTGAGAATCGGAAAAATGAAATTCAAAATAATTTTATCCAAGCTAAAGCTCAATTTATTACCGATATTTTTCAACAAAACGAAGCATTAGCCACCGAACTCATTAACAATTTGCAAACCGAAAACCAAGTATCTAATCCACGCCTTTTGGCAGAATTGGCTTGGGCTAAATTTCAGGAATTGTCTTTGGCTGGAAACCCTCAGCAGCAGTTGCTAAATGCTATTAATCAAGCAGGATTTTCTTTCAACTCGTATGTATCGGAATGGGTCGAGCAGAAATTTGTGTTGCAGATTCAAGAAATTAAAAACTATTATCAGCGACAAGCCGATGATTTGGGCATAAAACTCGTGTAA
- a CDS encoding RagB/SusD family nutrient uptake outer membrane protein — translation MKALLKYIGLSITLWSGLTACDVDRIPETQISDPAFWKTENDLRGAANFLYTFLPAIPNTNDNWSDDTYARAPNGISDGSRIAPATDGNYNSAYQLIRAANNIIEKAPLALANGVPATTVDRYIAEARFYRAWGYFSLVQRYGGVPLILKVLRETSPELQAPANSREEVVQAIYQDLDFASEKLLTPTQLGTAGYGRISKTAALAFKSRVALFEGTRAKFHQYGNYKAHLTLALTAAKAVIDSKEHGLFNNYYNMFQLTGEGRQNTENILVRQYGVSVSDIVLTHTAARTLENGGASPTKSLVDAYLMSDGLPMEKSPLYKAPLVSTDVFINRDERLSATIMKKGDAYIATNPVFNVSVLAFQLTGFLSRKYFNSDDWNLQRSNIDGIIIRYAEVLLNYAEAQYELNESISDADLDLAINPLRTRGKIAKLSNAFVTTNGLNMRDEIRRERRVELAVEGFRYWDLMRWKTAEKELIKPILGNYFFKAEFGTATAVKLTPDNFILVQEATFRKFDPEKDYLWPFPINEIALNPALKQNPKW, via the coding sequence ATGAAAGCATTACTAAAATATATCGGTTTATCAATTACTCTTTGGAGTGGCCTAACAGCCTGCGATGTTGACAGGATTCCTGAAACACAAATCAGTGACCCAGCTTTCTGGAAAACAGAAAATGACTTGCGTGGAGCTGCCAATTTTCTCTATACATTTTTACCTGCAATCCCTAATACCAACGATAACTGGTCGGACGATACATACGCCCGAGCCCCCAATGGTATCAGCGATGGCAGCCGTATTGCCCCTGCAACCGACGGCAACTATAATTCGGCTTATCAACTTATTCGAGCAGCCAATAATATTATCGAAAAAGCTCCTTTAGCTTTGGCTAATGGTGTTCCTGCTACAACAGTCGACCGCTATATTGCCGAAGCTCGCTTTTACCGAGCATGGGGGTACTTTTCGCTTGTACAACGATATGGTGGTGTACCGCTGATTTTGAAGGTATTACGTGAGACCTCGCCCGAACTACAAGCCCCCGCCAATAGCCGAGAAGAAGTAGTTCAAGCCATTTATCAAGATTTGGATTTTGCCTCTGAAAAACTCCTAACACCTACCCAGTTAGGTACAGCTGGCTATGGCCGTATTTCCAAAACGGCTGCATTGGCATTCAAGTCGAGGGTAGCATTATTTGAAGGAACAAGAGCCAAGTTTCACCAATATGGCAACTATAAGGCTCATTTGACCTTGGCCCTAACAGCAGCAAAGGCAGTAATAGACAGCAAAGAGCATGGGTTGTTCAATAATTATTACAATATGTTTCAGCTTACAGGTGAAGGCCGCCAAAACACCGAAAATATTTTGGTGCGTCAGTATGGCGTAAGTGTTTCTGATATTGTACTTACTCATACGGCCGCTCGTACCTTAGAAAATGGCGGTGCAAGCCCAACCAAAAGCTTGGTAGATGCTTATTTGATGAGCGATGGCCTACCTATGGAAAAATCACCACTCTACAAAGCTCCGCTGGTATCTACCGATGTATTCATCAATCGTGATGAACGATTAAGTGCTACCATTATGAAAAAAGGTGATGCCTATATTGCCACCAACCCTGTATTCAATGTTTCGGTATTGGCGTTTCAGTTAACGGGCTTTCTTTCTCGCAAATACTTTAATTCTGACGACTGGAATTTGCAACGGTCTAATATCGACGGTATTATTATTCGTTATGCCGAGGTATTACTAAACTACGCCGAAGCTCAATATGAACTCAACGAATCTATTTCAGATGCTGATTTGGATTTGGCTATCAATCCTTTACGCACAAGAGGTAAAATTGCCAAGCTGAGCAACGCCTTTGTAACTACCAATGGCCTAAATATGCGCGACGAAATCCGTCGTGAACGTAGGGTCGAGTTGGCGGTAGAAGGGTTTCGCTATTGGGATTTAATGCGTTGGAAAACAGCCGAAAAGGAATTGATAAAGCCTATTTTGGGCAATTATTTCTTCAAAGCCGAATTTGGGACAGCTACTGCCGTAAAACTAACACCCGATAATTTTATCCTTGTTCAAGAAGCCACTTTTAGAAAATTTGACCCCGAAAAAGACTATTTATGGCCTTTTCCTATCAATGAAATTGCCTTAAATCCAGCTTTAAAACAAAATCCAAAGTGGTAA